The Verrucomicrobiaceae bacterium DNA window GCGGAGAATACGATCAATTCCGCGATACCTCAAAACAATGTAGGTGGAAACGTGGGGGTCAGCAAGGTGGATACAGGCCTATGGGTGCTGGCACCGACGACGCTGAATACAAATCTCTTCCAGGGGCCGACGACGGTGCTGCAAGGCACTCTGCGGGTGCGGGCGAACTCCGCTGGAACAAGTACGAGTCTGCATGATGGCTCCATATTGAATCTGGGAGCCAGCGGGAATGTGCAGGTTTCTGGCGGCACGTTTGAGTACGTCGGGCATGCGAGTGGGGCATCGACAGAGGCTTTTTCGAATGCTCTGACACTGAATAGTGGGGCACACACGGTGAAACTGACCTCCACCGGGAGTGCGACGAGCCTACAGTTTACCAGCTTGGCGACGATACCAACAGGCACGGGCCTGAATTTTAGCACCAGTGGCTCAGGCGGCGGCGGGGTGACATTTGTGACGACGGCCCCTCCCGTGACGAATGGCATCATCAATGCCCATGTTTACTCGAATGGAGCGGATTTCGCGACATACAGCAGCGGTATTACCGCGGCGAGCTATACGACTGCTTCCGGTAGCCTCACGGCGGGCAATACCAGCCCATATCTGATCAACACAAATATTAATCAGGCGGCCAGTGCGGCGGTAAATGCCGGTATCAAGCTCGCAGGCAATACGACGACCTATACGCTGAATTCTGGAGTGACTACGACTCTGAATAATCAGGGCCTGACAACACTGGCGACTACTCCTGGCGGTATTTTGGTGAGTGGATCGACGGGGGCATTGATCACTGGCGGTACTGGCTTGAGCACGGGGGGGAGCGGTAGCTTGGTGGTGCGTGTGGATGGGGCCTCAGACCTCCTCACGATCGCCTCCGTCCTCACGAGTGGGACTACTGGTGGTCTGACAAAAAATGGGAATGGAGTGCTGGTGCTCAGTGGGGTGAATGCGCAGACGGGTGCGACCAATATCAATGAAGGAACGGTGCGGCTGTCAGGCTCTGGGAGATTGAGCGCAGCCAATATGACAACCAATATCCGGGCAGGTGCCACGCTCGACCTCAATGGCGTGAATTCGGGCACTGCGATTGGGCAATTCAATGGCGGCGGGAAGGTGACAAACTCGAACTCGACGGCGGCAACACTGACGGTCGGCAATAGTACCGGAACAGGAACATTCAGCGGAATTATCGAAAATGGCGTGGGCGTGGTGAATGTCTCCAAAGCGGGTACGGCTGTGCAGACATGGAGTGGGCTCAGCACCTATACGGGCTCCACGACGATTCAGTCCACTGGCTCTATCTCGGTGGCAAATTTGGCCAATATCGGCTCTGCGAGTGGGATAGGGCGCGGTGACAGCTCTAGCGTGGCGACGAATGCAGCGAGTCTGGTATTCACAGGGACCACGGGAGGCCTGATCTATGTGGGGACGAATTCCGTGAGCACGGATCGGCTTTTCACGCTGAATGGTTCCGCCGCAGGTAGTGGAGCACGAATCGAAAATAACTCCGCCACGCAAGCGGCGCTCACATTCAGCAATACCAATGCGATCGCCTTCGGTGCAAGTGCGACGGTGGCGCAGACCCTCACGCTAGCGGGCACCTCGACGGGGGATAGCCTGATGAATCTGCAAATCACGGATAACGCTGCTTTGAAGACCGGAATCACGAAGACGGGGGCGGGATTGTGGATTTTGGGGAACACGGGCAATACCTATTCAGGAAACACCCAGATTGGCTCGACGGCGACGGCGGGCGGTGTGCTCCAGGCGACGATTCAGGCTGACCCCAATAGTCCTACTTATAGCGCGGACCCAGCGGGCTTGCCCTACAACAGCCCGCTTGTTCTCGGTGGCTCAACAGGTGGCGGGGTCTTCCAGACGAGTGGTGCGCTGGTGCGAGCGATCTCAGCGACTCCAGCGGCGAATACGGTGACGTTTAACTCGACTTTGAGCACTGGGGCGGTGGGTTTTGCGGCTGCGGGAGAGAAGCTGATTGTGGCGCTCGGGGGCCTGTCTTCGCCCACAGCGCTGACATGAGGCAGTGGAGGGTTTATGGGTGTGGCGGGGACATCGACGGGGGCCTTTTTGCTGAATAGTACAACCTCTCTGGCGGAAATCGAAGTGCGTAATGCGATCAATCTCAATGGAGGCACACGGATCATCCAGGTGGATGATAATACCAATACAGCCACGGATTTCGCGACCATCTCCGGCGTCATTTCCAACTCCACTGGCACAGGAAACCTCAACAAGAGTGGTAGTGGCATCCTCCAACTGCTGGGAGCCAATACCTACAATGGGACTACCGCAGTGACTGGGGGAGTGCTCGCCGTCACATCTCTGGGACATAGTAGTCTGAGTGGAGTGGCGACGAGTGTGGGCATTAGCACTGGAGCAAATACGAGCACCCAGGCGGTTACTATGGGTAACGCAGGCACCACGGGTGGCATCCTACAATACGTGGGCACGGGAGAGACGAGTGACCGCATGATCCGGCTAAACACCACGACAGGCACCGCACAAATCCATGCAGATGGCTCTGGCCCGCTGATGCTCACGAATGTGGTGAACGACATGATCGCTGGGGCGAAAATCTTAGCCCTGCGCGGCAGCAATACGGGGGGCAATACGATCTCATCGAATCTGGCCAATCACATTGGCGGCACTGCGCTGGCGGTCACTGTGGATGGTTCCGCGACATGGATACTCAGTGGGAACAATACCTTTACAGGAACGATGACAGTCGGCGGTGGTGCATTCGGCGTCGGTAGTGCTACTGCGACTGGGAATGGGAATTTGGTTCTATCTAATGCAAGCATGTTCGCTCACGGCGGAGACCGTACGGTGACGAACGCCACGGTGACGCAAAATACCAATACTGGGTTTGCCTTTATCGGAGAAAACAGCCTCGCATTCACTGGCACCTTCGCCCAGGCGCTGACGAGCACGAATAACAGTTCCTTCACGAACAACATCATTGCAGGAGAGACCCTCACTTTTGGCAATATGACCTTCAATAGCCTGTCGCAGGCCCGTGCTTTCACCATCAACGGCTCTGGCGACACGATCATCAGTGGCAGCATCACCACCAATAAGGCATTTGATGTCACGCTCACCTATTCTGGCACTGGGAGCCTCACTCTTGGCGGTACGGGCAGTGACTGGAGCGGTGGCACAGGAGGCAATCTGAGTGTCACGAGTGGTTCTCTGGTGCTTGGGGCTTCAGAAGTCATCCCCGATGGCGCTGGTAATGGTGGACTGATCATCAATCCCGCCGCTGCCACGACGGCGGCCTTCGATCTCAACGGCAATAGCGAAACGGTCAATGCTTTCACCTTTAATGGAGCGGGCATACATACCATCGACAATACATCGACCTCGGCTGCTACTTTGACGATGGGGGCGGCGAATGCGGCTGTCACCATCGGTGGCGGTGGGGGCAGCTACACCATCACCGATAGCGATGTAGGCGCACTGTCCCTGAGCAAAGTCGGCTCCGGTGTGGGCACCATCTCCACGGGGGTCACACTGACATATCAGGGGGCCACTTCGGCCAGCGGTGGTGGGAGCCTGACGATCA harbors:
- a CDS encoding autotransporter-associated beta strand repeat-containing protein, with translation MQATEQVWNTTSGLWSTGTNWLTSTPSSADTAVLGFYVPTVSPYEITLGSGSQANDLKVYGNYLLSGGDLTLTTGGIRAALGSFTRIGSQLSGNAGLTITGGGMVRLENPANNFTGVTTISNGTLVIGSQSVLGSDTSAIVVAGSATRGFGGGSLLLEGGYGTTGANVSRDLSLQGLGPVTGSGAALVSVRDNTVSGAITGSTVANTRIISTGGQLTMSGTLTAPGAAGTNMTLLGGATMTGAGSYLLTGSLAGSGTLEKTGAGTLLLNPASSAGFSGTLRVSSSATGTISSVRITSNNVLGTRTGTTTSSVIDLNSGLLEVRMDSPLIQAGGAAANVYVRTASSTANSLFLDHGTSGVAINGTATFGQLAYEDGQTLIIVGRNGYGATFGAAPVVGGNGSSVFTNNLTGGGVLTFTGNFWSNSESTGSRQMTINGAGNTVINGNVVATGGATFDHNFSKAGTGTLTMTGTATTLDGEVFVDAGTLQISDFRAVNNNANKLNIGASTTSAVLNIGGVGTSTTTGLITSKVINLAGTTGGATINANQVGSDPIVFNATSFTSTGGTSNDAKVLTLGGSSMAENTINSAIPQNNVGGNVGVSKVDTGLWVLAPTTLNTNLFQGPTTVLQGTLRVRANSAGTSTSLHDGSILNLGASGNVQVSGGTFEYVGHASGASTEAFSNALTLNSGAHTVKLTSTGSATSLQFTSLATIPTGTGLNFSTSGSGGGGVTFVTTAPPVTNGIINAHVYSNGADFATYSSGITAASYTTASGSLTAGNTSPYLINTNINQAASAAVNAGIKLAGNTTTYTLNSGVTTTLNNQGLTTLATTPGGILVSGSTGALITGGTGLSTGGSGSLVVRVDGASDLLTIASVLTSGTTGGLTKNGNGVLVLSGVNAQTGATNINEGTVRLSGSGRLSAANMTTNIRAGATLDLNGVNSGTAIGQFNGGGKVTNSNSTAATLTVGNSTGTGTFSGIIENGVGVVNVSKAGTAVQTWSGLSTYTGSTTIQSTGSISVANLANIGSASGIGRGDSSSVATNAASLVFTGTTGGLIYVGTNSVSTDRLFTLNGSAAGSGARIENNSATQAALTFSNTNAIAFGASATVAQTLTLAGTSTGDSLMNLQITDNAALKTGITKTGAGLWILGNTGNTYSGNTQIGSTATAGGVLQATIQADPNSPTYSADPAGLPYNSPLVLGGSTGGGVFQTSGALVRAISATPAANTVTFNSTLSTGAVGFAAAGEKLIVALGGLSSPTALT